The Mauremys reevesii isolate NIE-2019 linkage group 1, ASM1616193v1, whole genome shotgun sequence genome segment AAGTACAAATAAGTGATTCACTTTATAAAATTATCAGAACAGGTATATTACTTATATTGCGGTACAACTGAAAATGTattaggtgctttacaaacagagGAAAATGatttccctgcccccacagaatgtacaatttaaaaagacaaagacAAGTGAAAAGGAATATAACATACATGCACAGTGATTGAGGTGATAATAGGCATGTCTTATTAGTTGGAAATTTAGCAGTCTGTGATTTTGATTGTTAGGCTCACTAAATTCTCCTTCCGAATCCCACAACATATTGCTTTATTCTCCCCTTTGcttccccccctttcctcccagtAATCCCCAGATTCAATTCCACTGTCTTTATAATCTTCCCTTCACATAAATTAACAGTTCtcataggaaaaataaataaaatatgcccCATTGACTTTCTCTGACTTCAAAAAGGGCTGCTCACATGAGGAAAGTTATGCATCTGCTGAAGTGTTTAGAGAATTAAGATCAGCTAGTCTCTGTTTCTTGATGAGCATTATGTACCATCACAAGGAAGGATACTTTTTACAAAAATACATCTTTAAGAAAATTTCAGAGGTAGCCATTAAGAATTtcaaaatgtaaataattttactaacaaagaaaatgaaatgtttaggaGGTGGGAGTTATTCCGCCAGCCCAAAAGTCTTTCacaactaaaaagaaaaaaaaaaagattttgcacTGAATTtgtcaaataattaaaaaaaattaaaagcacttTTGATGACAAAGGACTTTTTCCTGCTACATAAAGAGTTAATAGCAGACTGCTCCACCATTCTGAGCATTTGCATGCCTCAGAGGTATATTTCCTGCAGACACATTATCTGATTAAAGAAAGGCAAACAAACTGAATTGAAACCATTCTTTCTTTAAGTCCAGCCTCTTCTTCCTGTGATGTCATATTACAAATCGATCGAgctctttttttcctcccctctctCTTCAGAATACTCAAGGCATACTACACACTCAGCATCTGAGGGGGAGATCTAAATTCAGCAAGAACAAACACGCTTTGGAATTGTATGTCTGAATTTCTAAGCAGCCTGCTCTCCGCCCTGTGGGGTTAGCATGCAGTCAAGTTGAAAAGCTTGTTTTACAGCAAGGCGGCAGTGAAAGAGGTGGAAACTCCTACATCTTACAGAGCCCAGGAAATCTTTTCCTAAGGAACCTCAGTTACACATTCCCAGTTAAACAACTTTGGAAGTCTGCATTTAAAGTACTTCTCTGCTTTTTGACTTGCAGTTGAACATAAAGCAGCAAGTTCTGTATCAGCTTCATTAACAACTGGGAAAACAAGAGCGTGGAATTAAATGTAAGGATGACCTCATCTGTTGCCTGTAAGCCTGTGTTTATTATCGCCCAGGACTGGATGTGTGACTATTGTGGCATTTGGAAGAAAAGAATGATCTCCGGGTGATTCCCAGAGCAGTATCTTCCTACTGCAACATTCATGTTTCAACTTGGAAGTTTTAAAGTAAAATGGAAAACTTATGAAATCATTCACAGACCAAATTCATCTGCAAGCTACCCAGAGATTTTAAAGCAGTTACTGCAGAAGGGCTGCTAACAACGAAAGGAATTCAACATTGTAAATTTAAATTGCCATTATAATGGAAAGAGCTAATTGTTCCACTGAGGACTCCTTTAAGTATATTTTATATGGATGTACGTTTAGCATGGTGTTTGTCCTTGGTCTAATATCAAATTGCGTTGCTATATACATTTTTACATTCACATTAAAAATGCGAAATGAAACAACAACTTACATGCTTAATTTAGCAATATCTGATCTGCTTTTTGTATTTACATTACCCTTCAGGATTTATTACTTTGTAACAAGAAACTGGCCATTTGGAGATATACTTTGCAAGATTTCTGTCACCACGTTTTATACAAACATGTATGGAAGCATTTTATTCTTAACTTGTATAAGCGTAGATCGCTTTTTAGCCATAGTGCACCCATTTTGGTCTAAGACTCTTAGAaccaaaagaaatgcaaaaattgTTTGTGTTGCAGTATGGATAACTGTACTAGCAGGAAGCATGCCAGCAAGCTCTTTTTCATCTACTGTCCCCCAAAATGAAACTGGACAAAACACATGTTTTGAAAACTTTCCTGCTGCCACATGGAAAACCTATATATTAAAGATCGTTATCTTCATTGAAATTGTGGGATTTTTTATTCCACTAATCTTAAATGTGACCTGTTCTACGATGGTTTTAAGGACTCTGAATAAACCAGTTACATTAAGTCGGAACAAGTTAAGCAAAAAGAAGGTACTCAAAATGATTTTTGTCCATTTGGTGATATTCTGTTTCTGTTTTGTGCCATATAACGTTACCCTAATACTTTATTCTCTTATGAGAACACAAATATGGATTAATTGTTCATTAGTAACTGCTGTCAGGACTATGTATCCTATCACTCTATGCATTGCGGTTTCAAATTGTTGTTTTGACCCTATAATATACTATTTTACATCAGACACTATTCAAAACTCAATAAAGAACAGAACAGCTAGAACACGCAATTCCAGATTCTCTGAAATCCAAATTACTGAAAATTTTATTCAACACGGCCTCCAGACTTTAAAAGCTAAAATATTTGACAATGAATCTACAATAtaaatggagagaaaatactggGACTGAAATGCACCTTTCTTCAGCTGTGAAAATGTTTTCTTGTACACTGAATAAATTTTCTTCACTTAGAAAACTGTTTACATAATGATTAAAAATGGGAAAAAGTTAAATGTCACTTCTAAACATACTTTATAGAAAAAATTAATTACTGCAagaattacaaatatttttatagTTGTCAAAGTTTTCTCTCTTCTGCCTTTatgtcacagattccatgacctgTTATAGAGTCCCTCCTGTGTCTCCTTACAATTTTGAGCCACACAAAAACAAACTGATATTTGGAAACGAAGTTGATACTAACAAGGCTCAAAAAAGTGTTTTACAATTCAACATATTATGCAGTTAGAAGACCAAGTCTTCACATTGTTTGTGTTAACAGGTTAAaacactttaaattaaaaaatttaattgTGAAGACATTATTTTAGGCTGCAACTATTTTGTTTACATGCTTATTTCTTAATGTCTGGATTCTTCAAAGCATTGATCAAGTTATTGCAACTCTTGTGTCAGTTCCACAGGTTCCACACCCACCATCTTTTGTAGGATTTGTTTACAAAAGTTAAGCTATTCCTTTGTAAAAACAAATGTACATACTTTTTAATCCATCTGTAAAGTTACTGAAACAAGATTTGTCAGTTATTTGATAAGAATATTGCTGACAAAAAAGTCAAAGCTGTTCCTAAGAAACTATAGCAAATAAGACTAAAACAAAGACTAAAATCTTTAAATAAGTGTTCTGTTTGGGTTGTGTAATTTAACTTCAAAAGTGCTTCTTTGCTATTGAAAAAACGTCGAGTATTCCTCACATGAACAAAGATGTCCTGGGTGACATATGAAATATTCTTTTCCAAGAAGACAAGAAATGGCAGTTAGCTGTTTATTGTAAAGTACTCTCCTAGATGTTCTGTACGTCACATAAGCTCCATAATTTTGTTGTCTAGGTTTTTAAATGTGAGCGTCTTGTACATTTAgagataataaaaatatttatttatttgagatGCCTGAAAACTGCTGCAATAAATCCAGGAATTTTTAAGAATTAAAAGCTTATGTGAAGCAAGATGCAACTTTGTTTAAAAGTGCCATGTGTTTCATACATTCTTCAGAAGCTGGAGTATTGTGCATATTTTGCTCAGAATTTACTTTTactgtaaaataataaatatttaaaaagttaagGAAGTGTCAAGTGGTGGTTCTCTCAAAGATGATAAAGTCTGGAATAAAAATTGAACTAAAGTATACTTGTGTTCTGGATTTCTCTGTTCAGTTATAATATGTAGATATGTGACTAGCAATTCAAGCACTCTTACTTCTGGGCAATCTGAGGAAGGCTGAGTTCATGTTACAGAAAGCGTGTACTGCACTTGCAGTTTGATGTTCAACTATATCGTCCAATTGTGTCTATCACTCTATGTAAGTGTTATTCAAATTTCACTTTAGGTTAGAAATGCATATTGGTTACTGTTACTGAAAATGTACATTTGTGCTTCTTAAAGAGCTTACCTTATCAGAATTTGATTCTGAACGACTTTGGCAGCCTAACCATACAGCAATATTACTAATATAACATTCCCAGCCAGCGGGGAAAGGGCTGGACTGGCTGGGAATGTTAAGGGCTAGTGGAAGCCCATATTACAACGATGCGCTCAAAAGTcgcctgggggagggatagctcagtggtttggcctgctaaacccagtgttgtgagttcaatccttgaggggaccatttagggaactgagggtaaaaaaaaaaaagtctggggatttgtcctgctttgagcagggggttggactagatgatctcctgagatcccttccaaccgtgatattctatgattctatcccatAGTCATATAGAAAGGAAAATCCAAAGTACCACAAACTGAAATACTACAAATGTGGGATAGAATTCAGTGGATAATGGCCTGGCTAATCCTCCATGATGACAGGAAAGCTTGAATGCATTCTCACAAGAAAAGTTTGCCATAAACATAAATGCTAAGGGTGAGTTTATAAAATGAAATGGGGGATCcagagaaaaataaaagcaaaatacaAATACTGTAACAAATACAATCAGAACTAGTATGTCACCCTTGACATTAACTCTAACTCCTAAAAAGCACCATATAACATAGTTTCATAGTAAATTCTTATTTACAGCAGAGTTTGACTctgcaaaacaaaattttaaaacttGTGCCTTACAGTACAGGCACCGCTCACATCAAGTGCTATAAAAGAGCTCAGCGGGCAACCTTGAAATCTTTCTTTGGTTCATACCAGACTTTAGAAAAAGATAAAACCCAGAGAGTTATTGGAATAtatctgtttgcagtgttgtagccgtgaTGGTCCCAGAATATGAGACATGCAAGGTGGGTGAAACAGTAACTTTTACTCGGCCAACTTatattcaccaacagaagctggtccagtaaaagatattgcctcactcaCCCTGTTTTAGAAATGCATCCAACAGTTTTACACACGGTATTCAGATTAATAAAGTCACTGCCATATCTGTGCAGTTGAAACTAGTAATACATCTTGTTTCATTGCAGCTATTCAAAGAGCTTTTTAACCTAATGATATAAAAATGGCATCTATAAAAtagcatttaaaatataatttaactgAAATTTATAATCAGTTATACTTATGATGAACAATAATCTAAATCACTTATTTCACTTTAGCTtgtaaaatcagattttttttttagttgttctAAGTTATTTTACATAACTGTTTGCCTACTAGCAGATGCATGGATAACTTTCAAAGTTAGTTCctcactgcacaaacacacataAAAAGAACAAGGATAGAGGAGTAAAATTTAAAATTACTTGTTAGTGCAGTAGGTTTGttactttttttaattgaaaggcctttaattttgtttttttcttgctcTCCTCACAAGATGCTTAGAATGATGTTCTGAGAGTCTCTTTC includes the following:
- the LPAR6 gene encoding lysophosphatidic acid receptor 6, which produces MERANCSTEDSFKYILYGCTFSMVFVLGLISNCVAIYIFTFTLKMRNETTTYMLNLAISDLLFVFTLPFRIYYFVTRNWPFGDILCKISVTTFYTNMYGSILFLTCISVDRFLAIVHPFWSKTLRTKRNAKIVCVAVWITVLAGSMPASSFSSTVPQNETGQNTCFENFPAATWKTYILKIVIFIEIVGFFIPLILNVTCSTMVLRTLNKPVTLSRNKLSKKKVLKMIFVHLVIFCFCFVPYNVTLILYSLMRTQIWINCSLVTAVRTMYPITLCIAVSNCCFDPIIYYFTSDTIQNSIKNRTARTRNSRFSEIQITENFIQHGLQTLKAKIFDNESTI